One window of the Mobula birostris isolate sMobBir1 chromosome 19, sMobBir1.hap1, whole genome shotgun sequence genome contains the following:
- the nod1 gene encoding nucleotide-binding oligomerization domain-containing protein 1 isoform X1, which translates to MDEVHQLGSRGQVPFILDRSFTKLLKIHREVLVGRMTNTECVLSNLQKHHYISNEEAELSQQQPTQAAKVRQILDLVQSKGEETAEYFLYILYQADEIYPDLSQWLKEIQYQPSEHIQAKSVIITDTVCQYIQKIKQDLRQDTRFVTSYVRKEDILLEDTYTDTLMELINAVNETIGTISHLEDLFGDTGIINEDAETVFVTGDAGVGKTILLQRLQNLWSKSELCADIKFFFKFRCRLFNSFKEEDKICLRDLLFKYNCYPDKDDDEIFSYIRQHPATVLFTLDGFDEINVDGDLSDIPDVSSPFEPTHPVTLLLNLLRGKLLKGSKKLLTARTGTNLPLRMVRRRVTLKGFSKEHLLGYLKKFFKNKADQTLVLTQLEANPHLCSLCSVPLFCWIIFKCYEHFQSSSSPQQLLDYVTLTDIYLLMLEVFLNRSTKVALNKQSKSQNETFKAKKCTLMRLGKLARRGIENNNFIFSQEEITAADISEEDLQLGFIKTAGHYDGCGSQSTYEFLHLTLQSFFTAFALVADEEINARETIKIFAKCDNHMIGARVNSLLLHCLGYNSHQGKEQLDMNEHLQFTILFLCGLLSKAKRDFFKHLSSSRSIQKKRSALKSYLAERVETHLKILPKAPFQGFSRVQALPRFIWLLRYIFETQSEAVASLAARGIYADYIKLTFCNAFSADCSAIANVLRHRKKMIGLELDNNNINDYGVKELVPCFNKLTVVRLSVNMVTDDGAKVLAEELIKYKIIKYLGLYRNQITDVGAEYIAKIIEECPSLHTLKIGLNKLTSVGGKLLAQAIQKNKAFKDLGMWGNRIGDLGAVAFAETLRNHPSIQELSLAANGISTEGGKSLAAALQDNSSLETFWLTENQLNDDAALIFAESLGVNRNLLHLWLINNKITTVGVKHFLEVLPKNSTIKEICLNGNSISAEEAKTFADEKRLVL; encoded by the exons ATGGATGAAGTGCATCAGCTTGGATCTCGGGGGCAGGTGCCTTTTATTTTGGATCGCTCATTCACTAAGCTGTTGAAGATTCACCGAGAAGTCTTGGTGGGTCGTATGACAAACACTGAGTGCGTGCTGAGCAACCTACAGAAACACCATTATATTTCCAATGAGGAAGCCGAGCTGTCACAGCAGCAGCCAACGCAAGCAGCTAAG GTTCGACAAATATTGGATCTAGTTCAGAGTAAGGGAGAAGAAACAGCAGAATATTTCTTATACATTTTGTACCAAGCCGATGAGATTTACCCAGACCTAAGCCAATGGCTGAAAGAAATACAGTATCAGCCCTCAGAACACATACAGGCTAAATCTGTAATTATTACTGACACTG TCTGCCAGTATATTCAAAAGATCAAACAGGATCTACGGCAGGACACAAGATTTGTCACTTCCTATGTCAGGAAAGAAGACATTTTATTGGAGGATACGTACACTGACACTCTAATGGAACTAATCAATGCAGTCAATGAAACCATAGGAACCATCTCCCACTTGGAGGATTTGTTCGGTGACACTGGAATCATTAACGAAGATGCAGAAACTGTGTTTGTAACAGGCGATGCTGGAGTCGGAAAGACCATACTCCTCCAGCGACTTCAGAACTTGTGGTCAAAGAGTGAGCTCTGTGCTGACATTAAGTTCTTCTTCAAGTTTAGATGCAGACTGTTCAACAGCTTTAAGGAGGAAGACAAGATCTGTCTGCGAGATCTTCTGTTCAAGTACAATTGTTACCCTGATAAGGATGACGATGAGATATTCAGTTACATCCGACAACATCCAGCCACTGTTCTCTTCACACTGGATGGATTCGATGAAATTAATGTAGATGGCGACCTTAGCGATATCCCTGATGTCTCGTCACCCTTTGAGCCCACACACCCAGTAACCCTGTTGTTGAACCTTCTCCGAGGAAAGTTATTAAAAGGTTCCAAAAAATTGTTGACAGCGAGGACAGGCACAAACCTACCTCTGAGGATGGTAAGGAGGAGAGTGACCCTGAAGGGCTTTTCCAAGGAACATCTGCTGGGTTATTTGAAGAAGTTTTTCAAAAACAAGGCTGATCAAACTTTGGTTCTAACCCAGCTGGAGGCAAACCCTCACCTGTGCAGTCTGTGCTCAGTGCCATTGTTTTGTTGGATTATATTTAAATGCTATGAGCACTTCCAGTCCTCAAGTAGTCCTCAGCAGTTGTTGGATTATGTTACACTAACTGACATTTACCTGTTGATGCTGGAGGTATTCCTGAATCGCTCTACCAAGGTGGCATTGAACAAGCAAAGCAAAAGTCAAAATGAGACCTTTAAAGCAAAGAAGTGTACGTTGATGCGTTTAGGAAAACTGGCAAGGAGAGGAATTGAAAACAATAACTTCATTTTCAGTCAGGAGGAAATCACAGCTGCTGACATCTCTGAAGAAGATTTACAATTGGGTTTCATTAAAACTGCAGGCCACTATGATGGGTGTGGGAGTCAATCAACATATGAGTTTCTTCATCTCACCCTCCAGTCCTTTTTCACTGCTTTTGCCTTGGTTGCAGATGAGGAAATCAATGCCAGAGAAACCATTAAGATTTTTGCCAAATGTGATAACCACATGATTGGAGCCCGGGTCAATAGCCTTTTGCTACATTGCTTGGGCTATAACTCTCACCAAGGAAAGGAGCAGTTGGACATGAATGAGCACTTGCAGTTCACCATTCTTTTTCTTTGTGGCCTCCTGTCTAAAGCTAAAAGGGACTTCTTCAAACATTTGTCTTCTTCGAGGAGCATCCAAAAGAAGCGCTCAGCACTCAAGTCCTACCTCGCTGAGCGCGTAGAAACACACTTAAAAATTCTGCCTAAGGCGCCATTCCAAGGCTTTTCTAGAGTACAAGCCTTGCCCCGTTTTATCTGGCTGCTGCGCTACATTTTTGAAACTCAGAGTGAAGCGGTAGCCAGCCTTGCAGCCAGGGGGATTTATGCCGATTATATCAAACTCACCTTCTGCAATGCCTTCTCTGCTGATTGCAGTGCAATTGCAAACGTTCTGCGCCATCGTAAAAAGATGATTGGACTTGAACTGGACAACAACAATATCAATGACTATGGGGTGAAAGAACTAGTTCCTTGTTTCAATAAACTCACAGTGGTTAG GTTGAGTGTAAACATGGTCACAGACGACGGAGCTAAGGTGCTGGCTGAAGAACtcataaaatataaaattattaaatatCTTGG CCTATACAGGAATCAGATCACTGATGTTGGTGCTGAGTACATTGCCAAAATCATTGAGGAATGTCCAAGTCTTCAtacattaaa AATTGGCCTCAACAAGCTTACAAGTGTTGGAGGAAAGTTATTAGCACAAGCAATTCAGAAAAACAAGGCATTCAAAGACTTGGG AATGTGGGGGAACCGGATTGGCGATTTGGGTGCTGTTGCCTTTGCCGAAACTTTAAGGAATCACCCTTCAATACAAGAACTCAG TCTGGCAGCCAATGGCATTTCCACAGAGGGCGGTAAAAGCTTGGCAGCAGCACTGCAAGACAACAGTTCCCTGGAGACATTTTG GTTGACAGAAAATCAGTTGAATGATGATGCGGCGTTAATTTTCGCAGAATCACTCGGGGTGAACAGAAACCTGCTTCACTTATG
- the nod1 gene encoding nucleotide-binding oligomerization domain-containing protein 1 isoform X2: MDEVHQLGSRGQVPFILDRSFTKLLKIHREVLVGRMTNTECVLSNLQKHHYISNEEAELSQQQPTQAAKVRQILDLVQSKGEETAEYFLYILYQADEIYPDLSQWLKEIQYQPSEHIQAKSVIITDTVCQYIQKIKQDLRQDTRFVTSYVRKEDILLEDTYTDTLMELINAVNETIGTISHLEDLFGDTGIINEDAETVFVTGDAGVGKTILLQRLQNLWSKSELCADIKFFFKFRCRLFNSFKEEDKICLRDLLFKYNCYPDKDDDEIFSYIRQHPATVLFTLDGFDEINVDGDLSDIPDVSSPFEPTHPVTLLLNLLRGKLLKGSKKLLTARTGTNLPLRMVRRRVTLKGFSKEHLLGYLKKFFKNKADQTLVLTQLEANPHLCSLCSVPLFCWIIFKCYEHFQSSSSPQQLLDYVTLTDIYLLMLEVFLNRSTKVALNKQSKSQNETFKAKKCTLMRLGKLARRGIENNNFIFSQEEITAADISEEDLQLGFIKTAGHYDGCGSQSTYEFLHLTLQSFFTAFALVADEEINARETIKIFAKCDNHMIGARVNSLLLHCLGYNSHQGKEQLDMNEHLQFTILFLCGLLSKAKRDFFKHLSSSRSIQKKRSALKSYLAERVETHLKILPKAPFQGFSRVQALPRFIWLLRYIFETQSEAVASLAARGIYADYIKLTFCNAFSADCSAIANVLRHRKKMIGLELDNNNINDYGVKELVPCFNKLTVVRLSVNMVTDDGAKVLAEELIKYKIIKYLGLYRNQITDVGAEYIAKIIEECPSLHTLKIGLNKLTSVGGKLLAQAIQKNKAFKDLGMWGNRIGDLGAVAFAETLRNHPSIQELRLTENQLNDDAALIFAESLGVNRNLLHLWLINNKITTVGVKHFLEVLPKNSTIKEICLNGNSISAEEAKTFADEKRLVL, from the exons ATGGATGAAGTGCATCAGCTTGGATCTCGGGGGCAGGTGCCTTTTATTTTGGATCGCTCATTCACTAAGCTGTTGAAGATTCACCGAGAAGTCTTGGTGGGTCGTATGACAAACACTGAGTGCGTGCTGAGCAACCTACAGAAACACCATTATATTTCCAATGAGGAAGCCGAGCTGTCACAGCAGCAGCCAACGCAAGCAGCTAAG GTTCGACAAATATTGGATCTAGTTCAGAGTAAGGGAGAAGAAACAGCAGAATATTTCTTATACATTTTGTACCAAGCCGATGAGATTTACCCAGACCTAAGCCAATGGCTGAAAGAAATACAGTATCAGCCCTCAGAACACATACAGGCTAAATCTGTAATTATTACTGACACTG TCTGCCAGTATATTCAAAAGATCAAACAGGATCTACGGCAGGACACAAGATTTGTCACTTCCTATGTCAGGAAAGAAGACATTTTATTGGAGGATACGTACACTGACACTCTAATGGAACTAATCAATGCAGTCAATGAAACCATAGGAACCATCTCCCACTTGGAGGATTTGTTCGGTGACACTGGAATCATTAACGAAGATGCAGAAACTGTGTTTGTAACAGGCGATGCTGGAGTCGGAAAGACCATACTCCTCCAGCGACTTCAGAACTTGTGGTCAAAGAGTGAGCTCTGTGCTGACATTAAGTTCTTCTTCAAGTTTAGATGCAGACTGTTCAACAGCTTTAAGGAGGAAGACAAGATCTGTCTGCGAGATCTTCTGTTCAAGTACAATTGTTACCCTGATAAGGATGACGATGAGATATTCAGTTACATCCGACAACATCCAGCCACTGTTCTCTTCACACTGGATGGATTCGATGAAATTAATGTAGATGGCGACCTTAGCGATATCCCTGATGTCTCGTCACCCTTTGAGCCCACACACCCAGTAACCCTGTTGTTGAACCTTCTCCGAGGAAAGTTATTAAAAGGTTCCAAAAAATTGTTGACAGCGAGGACAGGCACAAACCTACCTCTGAGGATGGTAAGGAGGAGAGTGACCCTGAAGGGCTTTTCCAAGGAACATCTGCTGGGTTATTTGAAGAAGTTTTTCAAAAACAAGGCTGATCAAACTTTGGTTCTAACCCAGCTGGAGGCAAACCCTCACCTGTGCAGTCTGTGCTCAGTGCCATTGTTTTGTTGGATTATATTTAAATGCTATGAGCACTTCCAGTCCTCAAGTAGTCCTCAGCAGTTGTTGGATTATGTTACACTAACTGACATTTACCTGTTGATGCTGGAGGTATTCCTGAATCGCTCTACCAAGGTGGCATTGAACAAGCAAAGCAAAAGTCAAAATGAGACCTTTAAAGCAAAGAAGTGTACGTTGATGCGTTTAGGAAAACTGGCAAGGAGAGGAATTGAAAACAATAACTTCATTTTCAGTCAGGAGGAAATCACAGCTGCTGACATCTCTGAAGAAGATTTACAATTGGGTTTCATTAAAACTGCAGGCCACTATGATGGGTGTGGGAGTCAATCAACATATGAGTTTCTTCATCTCACCCTCCAGTCCTTTTTCACTGCTTTTGCCTTGGTTGCAGATGAGGAAATCAATGCCAGAGAAACCATTAAGATTTTTGCCAAATGTGATAACCACATGATTGGAGCCCGGGTCAATAGCCTTTTGCTACATTGCTTGGGCTATAACTCTCACCAAGGAAAGGAGCAGTTGGACATGAATGAGCACTTGCAGTTCACCATTCTTTTTCTTTGTGGCCTCCTGTCTAAAGCTAAAAGGGACTTCTTCAAACATTTGTCTTCTTCGAGGAGCATCCAAAAGAAGCGCTCAGCACTCAAGTCCTACCTCGCTGAGCGCGTAGAAACACACTTAAAAATTCTGCCTAAGGCGCCATTCCAAGGCTTTTCTAGAGTACAAGCCTTGCCCCGTTTTATCTGGCTGCTGCGCTACATTTTTGAAACTCAGAGTGAAGCGGTAGCCAGCCTTGCAGCCAGGGGGATTTATGCCGATTATATCAAACTCACCTTCTGCAATGCCTTCTCTGCTGATTGCAGTGCAATTGCAAACGTTCTGCGCCATCGTAAAAAGATGATTGGACTTGAACTGGACAACAACAATATCAATGACTATGGGGTGAAAGAACTAGTTCCTTGTTTCAATAAACTCACAGTGGTTAG GTTGAGTGTAAACATGGTCACAGACGACGGAGCTAAGGTGCTGGCTGAAGAACtcataaaatataaaattattaaatatCTTGG CCTATACAGGAATCAGATCACTGATGTTGGTGCTGAGTACATTGCCAAAATCATTGAGGAATGTCCAAGTCTTCAtacattaaa AATTGGCCTCAACAAGCTTACAAGTGTTGGAGGAAAGTTATTAGCACAAGCAATTCAGAAAAACAAGGCATTCAAAGACTTGGG AATGTGGGGGAACCGGATTGGCGATTTGGGTGCTGTTGCCTTTGCCGAAACTTTAAGGAATCACCCTTCAATACAAGAACTCAG GTTGACAGAAAATCAGTTGAATGATGATGCGGCGTTAATTTTCGCAGAATCACTCGGGGTGAACAGAAACCTGCTTCACTTATG